One Ricinus communis isolate WT05 ecotype wild-type chromosome 2, ASM1957865v1, whole genome shotgun sequence DNA segment encodes these proteins:
- the LOC8288912 gene encoding LOW QUALITY PROTEIN: deoxyuridine 5'-triphosphate nucleotidohydrolase (The sequence of the model RefSeq protein was modified relative to this genomic sequence to represent the inferred CDS: deleted 1 base in 1 codon) has protein sequence MAGSVPAINWKTKTLSVLSLYNPPFSSSFYSLHSKPILFPSLRCYSSFQILRMEIQNNSSSPEVKEPSPKIPKLQKNGNGQASDSFFRVKKLSDKAILPTRGSLLSAGYDLSSATDTKVPARGKALIPTDLSIAVPEGTYARIAPRSGLAWKHSIDVGAGVIDADYRGPVGVILFNHSDVDFEVKAGDRIAQLIIETIITPDVKEVEDLDATVRGEGGFGSTGV, from the exons ATGGCGGGAAGCGTTCCCGCCATTAATTGGAAAACAAAAACT TTGTCGGTTCTTTCTCTATATAAtcctcctttttcttcttcattttattCCCTACACTCAAAACCTATTTTATTCCCATCACTGCGTTGCTATTCaagttttcaaattttaagaatGGAGATTCAAAACAACAGTAGCAGCCCTGAAGTCAAAGAGCCATCACCCAAGATCCCAAAGCTTCAAAAAAATGGAAATGGTCAAGCCTCAGACTCTTTCTTCAGGGTCAAAAAGCTCTCTGATAAAGCTATTTTGCCTACCAGAGGATCTCTTCTCTCTGCCGGCTATGATCTTTCCAG TGCAACTGACACTAAAGTACCCGCTAGAGGGAAAGCTCTAATCCCAACAGATCTAAGCATCGCTGTACCTGAAGGAACATATGCTCGCATTG CGCCGAGATCAGGACTGGCATGGAAGCACTCAATTGATGTGGGAGCAGGAGTGATAGATGCCGATTACAGGGGACCCGTTGGGGTTATATTGTTTAATCATTCTGATGTTGACTTTGAAGTGAAGGCTGGAGATAGAATTGCCCAGTTGATTATTGAGACGATAATTACTCCTGATGTTAAAGAAGTTGAGGATTTGGATGCCACTGTGAGAGGTGAGGGAGGGTTTGGCTCTACAGGTGTTTGA
- the LOC8288911 gene encoding protein ESSENTIAL FOR POTEXVIRUS ACCUMULATION 1: MANNNSRSDSRHSLSVAPPHQISKDAQGSDNPIPLSPQWLLPKPSENKPGVGSGESHFSPFPGYANRSENTKSSGNVEEVHDPQKKKDVFRPSLLDMETGRRDRWRDEERDTNSSLVRKDRWRDGDKELGDTRRMDRWTENLSTRHYDPRRAPSERWTDSGNRETNYDQRRESKWNTRWGPNDKETETVRDKWTDSGRDGDASLEKGLAHLPGHGKDEREGDHFRPWRSNSSQSRGRGEPLHHQTLISNKQVPTFSHGRGRGESSPIFSIGRGRVNNAGGNAVNSISSHSQPLGAILDRGESGPLRYNRTKLLDVYRKTDMKLINKLLDGFVQVPSLTQEESLEPLALCTPNSEEMAVLEGIEKGDIVSSGAPQISKEGSLGRNSMDLQSRRTKHGSREDVAFSTDDSKDESSDNLKGGHGTYTEGFSHERQTLYHGPNMESEGMMDNKTIHENKLKPDAVKEDIGSYRRADVAPMSRESTLPENSSASPATPWRVHSLGEQLPTVSHDWREIPGDVRSRTPDMGWSQPQKDLDDQWESHSINPSYPKAEAKWKGSEGPIIKRQLSAVLDREPEGKKLSQPSPENLVLYYKDPQGEIQGPFSGGDIIGWFEAGYFGIDLQVRLATASKDSPFSSLGDVMPHLRAKARPPPGFNVPKQGELVDASTRPNFTNFGNIHSGLSEHDLIRNEQRLKPGSTTEAENRFLESLMAGNTNNSSQGMQGFIGNTAASASPSGVDGGNDLYLLAKRMALERQRSLSSPYPYWPGRDAALAASKSEVLADSPMAHAKLLSSLTENPRQPPLSQSAELMSILQGPASGINNGVTGWSNFPIQGSLDSLQDKIDPHHSQNFPPQPPFGQQRLQSQKPSSLTNLLGQAADNPSGILTPEILLSTGLSQDPQVLNMLQQQYLMQLHSQAPLSTQQLSVLDKLLLFKQQQKQEEQQQLLRQQQLLSHALSDHHPHQHFGESPYGQFHTSTIATGNVSVDPSRLQPSKEMLQIASQIPVSNLQDEHTASLMNLHAQVTQGVGYNVNSEASSFQFPHQMLGNVNGQNNWDTTLPQQISEIHQESLLAPSLGMMDKSSQESSSMHEPILPLSAERISEDSWRTEEIPEVAIQGASADDVQLESSGISVTKPITGIRENEVTKPEHADITKVPLDITVNEKQVEKERSSVELSVVTEVKNVEARELKKASEKKPRKQKSIKNSTDQVKGSSKNLSMLPIKQSDNEGPQVGDSKSESHDRLGAAFHEQMSEIKSEISAAGNKDIRQVKSLLSSSNSGDTSEITEVKDEPEAVGSVSHISKVNLTQRAWKPAPGFKPKSLLEIQLEEQRKAQAEITVSEITTSVNSMSSSTPWVGVVASSEAKISRETPRDAIKSEINAGKPEISPNSKSKKSQLHDLLAEEVLAKSDDREMEVPDSVSSLLSHQVTTNVESIDDSNFIEAKDSKKNRKKSAKAKGTGTKVAAPTTSADVPISSSPIDKSKSSRLIQPEKEVLPTIPSGPSLGDFVFWKGGESTTPSPSPAWSTESKKLPKPTSLRDIQKEQEKKFSSVQPQNPISTPQKPQPSQVAHASGASWSLSASSPSKAASPMQINSHSALQSKYKGDDDLFWGPVDQSKQETKQSEFPHLVSQGSWGAKNTPVKGSPSGSINRQKSIGGRQAERTLSSSPASAQSSLKGKRDAMNKHSEAMDFRDWCESECVRLTGTRDTSVLEFCLKQSRSEAELLLKENLGPNDPDDEFIDKFLNYKELLPADVLEIAFQSRNDRMATGLGARDMNSDNVGSRDFDHDFAAGADGSSKGGGKKKGKKGKKVSPAVLGFSVVSNRIMMGEIQTVED, encoded by the exons ATGGCAAATAATAACTCTCGCTCCGATTCTCGTCACAGCCTCTCCGTCGCGCCACCTCACCAGATCTCCAaag ATGCTCAAGGGTCTGATAATCCTATTCCGCTTTCACCACAATGGCTTCTGCCAAAGCCGAGTGAGAATAAGCCTGGAGTAGGAAGTGGG GAAAGCCATTTCAGCCCCTTTCCAGGTTATGCAAATCGCTCAGAGAACACAAAGTCGTCAGGAAATGTTGAGGAGGTGCATGAtccccaaaagaaaaaggatgtcTTCCGGCCTTCCTTGCTTGATATGGAAACTGGTCGCCGTGATCGCTGGCGTGATGAAGAAAGAGACACCAATTCCTCCCTGGTGCGCAAAGATCGTTGGAGGGATGGAGATAAAGAGCTTGGTGACACGAGACGGATGGATCGCTGGACAGAAAATTTGTCAACCAGACATTATGATCCACGACGTGCTCCTTCTGAGCGCTGGACTGATTCAGGTAACAGGGAGACTAATTATGATCAGCGACGAGAGAGCAAGTGGAATACACGCTGGGGGCCTAATGACAAGGAGACAGAAACTGTGCGGGACAAGTGGACGGACTCTGGCAGAGATGGTGATGCATCTCTTGAGAAAGGGTTGGCTCATCTTCCTGGCCATGGAAAGGATGAGAGGGAGGGCGATCATTTCCGGCCATGGAGATCTAATTCCTCTCAAAGTCGTGGAAGGGGAGAACCTCTGCATCATCAAACTTTAATATCCAACAAACAGGTTCCTACATTTTCTCATGGCCGAGGCCGCGGGGAAAGTTCTCCAATTTTTTCTATTGGTCGAGGGAGGGTTAATAATGCTGGTGGAAATGCTGTGAACAGTATTTCGTCTCATTCTCAACCTTTGGGAGCTATTTTGGACAGAGGGGAAAGTGGCCCTTTAAGATATAATAGAACAAAATTGCTTGATGTGTACAGGAAGACTGACATGAAATTGATTAACAAACTATTAGATGGGTTTGTACAAGTGCCTTCTCTCACACAGGAAGAATCATTAGAGCCATTGGCACTTTGCACCCCTAATTCTGAGGAGATg GCTGTTCTGGAAGGAATTGAGAAAGGGGATATTGTAAGTAGTGGTGCACCTCAGATATCCAAAGAGGGATCTTTGGGGCGGAATTCTATGGATTTGCAATCAAGACGAACCAAACATG GTAGTAGGGAAGATGTTGCATTTTCTACTGACGATTCTAAAGACGAGAGCAGTGACAATTTGAAGGGTGGCCATGGAACTTATACAGAGGGGTTTTCCCATGAGAGGCAGACACTGTATCATGGTCCCAATATGGAATCAGAAGGCATGATGGACAATAAGACAATTCATGAAAACAAGTTAAAACCTGATG CTGTTAAAGAAGATATTGGTTCTTATAGAAGAGCTGATGTGGCACCGATGAGTAGGGAATCAACCTTACCAGAAAATAGTTCTGCATCTCCTGCCACTCCATGGCGAGTCCATTCATTGGGGGAACAGTTGCCTACAGTCTCACACGACTGGAGAGAGATTCCAGGTGATGTCAGGTCAAGAACCCCTGATATGGGCTGGAGTCAACCGCAGAAGGATCTTGATGATCAATGGGAAAGTCATTCGATTAACCCATCATACCCCAAAGCTGAAGCAAAATGGAAAGGCAGTGAGGGCCCCATCATTAAAAGGCAGTTATCAGCTGTTCTCGATAGGGAGCCAGAAGGCAAGAAGCTTTCTCAACCTTCACCTGAGAATCTAgttctttattataaagatCCTCAGGGTGAAATTCAAGGTCCCTTTTCTGGTGGTGATATTATTGGATGGTTTGAGGCTGGATATTTTGGAATAGATTTGCAAGTTCGGCTTGCAACTGCTTCAAAGGATTCACCCTTTTCTTCCCTAGGTGATGTCATGCCTCATTTACGAGCTAAGGCAAGACCACCACCTGGGTTCAACGTCCCAAAACAAGGTGAACTCGTTGATGCATCAACTAGGCCTAACTTTACTAACTTTGGAAATATTCATTCTGGATTAAGTGAGCATGATCTtataagaaatgaacaaaGGCTGAAACCTGGTTCGACAACAGAAGCTGAAAATAGATTCTTGGAATCACTGATGGCTGGAAACACTAATAATTCGTCTCAAG GTATGCAAGGATTTATTGGAAACACTGCAGCTAGTGCTTCCCCATCTGGTGTTGATGGTGGAAATGACCTATATCTTCTAGCGAAGAGGATGGCACTGGAGCGTCAGAGGTCGTTATCTAGTCCTTATCCATATTGGCCAGGGAGGGATGCTGCATTGGCGGCTTCAAAGTCTGAGGTTCTTGCAGACTCTCCAATGGCACATGCAAAACTCCTATCTTCGTTGACAGAAAATCCTCGTCAGCCTCCTCTTTCTCAAAGTGCTGAATTGATGTCCATCCTCCAAGGTCCTGCCTCTGGCATAAATAACGGTGTTACTGGTTGGTCAAATTTCCCTATTCAGGGTAGCCTGGATTCTCTTCAGGATAAGATTGACCCACATCATTCCCAGAATTTCCCCCCACAACCTCCGTTTGGACAACAAAGGCTGCAGTCACAGAAACCATCCTCTTTAACAAATCTACTTGGTCAAGCTGCAGATAATCCATCTGGCATTTTGACACCCGAAATATTACTCTCCACTGGGTTATCTCAAGATCCACAAGTACTAAATATGTTGCAGCAGCAGTACTTGATGCAGTTACATTCCCAGGCTCCTCTTTCGACACAACAGCTCTCCGTTTTGGATAAGCTTTTGTTATTCAAACAGCAGCAGAAACAGGAGGAGCAACAACAGTTACTGCGTCAACAGCAGTTGCTTTCTCATGCTCTATCAGACCATCATCCTCACCAACATTTTGGTGAGTCGCCCTATGGTCAGTTCCATACTTCCACAATAGCTACAGGAAATGTATCTGTTGATCCTTCTCGGCTTCAGCCATCAAAAGAGATGCTCCAGATTGCTTCTCAGATACCAGTTTCAAATTTGCAAGATGAACACACTGCTAGTTTGATGAATTTGCATGCACAAGTTACACAAGGTGTTGGTTATAATGTTAATTCTGAAGCGTCTTCTTTTCAATTTCCACATCAAATGCTAGGGAATGTTAATGGTCAAAACAATTGGGATACTACTCTTCCTCAACAAATTAGCGAAATCCACCAGGAGTCTTTGCTGGCACCATCACTTGGAATGATGGACAAATCTTCACAAGAGTCTTCGAGTATGCATGAACCTATCCTTCCACTTTCTGCAGAGCGAATATCAGAAGACAGTTGGAGAACTGAAGAGATTCCAGAGGTTGCAATACAAGGAGCTTCTGCGGATGATGTTCAACTGGAGTCTTCTGGAATATCTGTTACTAAACCTATAACAGGAATTCGCGAGAATGAAGTAACTAAGCCGGAACATGCTGATATTACGAAAGTTCCGCTAGATATTACTGTCAATGAGAAGCAGGTTGAAAAGGAAAGATCCAGTGTTGAGCTGTCTGTGGTGACAGAAGTCAAAAATGTGGAAGCTCGTGAATTGAAAAAAGCTTCCGAGAAGAAACCCAGAAAGCAGAAATCTATAAAGAACTCTACTGACCAGGTTAAGGGATCATCAAAGAATTTATCCATGCTGCCAATAAAGCAATCAGATAATGAAGGACCACAAGTTGGTGACAGCAAGTCTGAGTCTCACGACCGGCTAGGAGCAGCTTTTCATGAACAAATGAGTGAGATCAAGTCTGAGATTTCTGCTGCTGGAAATAAGGACATCAGACAAGTTAAAAGTCTATTGTCTTCAAGCAATTCTGGAGATACTTCTGAAATTACAGAAGTTAAGGATGAACCTGAAGCTGTTGGGTCTGTTTCACACATTTCAAAGGTAAATCTGACTCAACGAGCTTGGAAACCTGCTCCCGGTTTCAAACCAAAATCTTTGTTGGAAATTCAATTGGAAGAACAGAGAAAGGCGCAGGCAGAAATTACAGTTTCTGAGATCACCACTTCAGTTAACTCTATGAGTTCTTCAACTCCTTGGGTTGGGGTCGTGGCCAGTTCAGAAGCAAAAATTTCTAGAGAAACTCCGAGAGATGCAATTAAATCAGAGATAAATGCAGGCAAACCAGAAATTTCTCCAAATTCAAAGAGCAAGAAAAGCCAGTTACATGATTTATTAGCAGAAGAGGTTTTGGCAAAATCTGATGATAGAGAGATGGAAGTTCCTGACAGTGTGTCTAGCTTACTTTCCCATCAAGTAACTACTAATGTGGAATCTATTGACGACAGCAACTTCATTGAAGCTAAAGATAGTAAAAAGAATCGCAAGAAGTCTGCCAAAGCTAAGGGTACTGGTACTAAGGTTGCAGCTCCCACAACTTCTGCTGATGTGCCTATTAGTTCAAGCCCCATTGACAAAAGCAAAAGCTCTCGTCTCATACAACCAGAGAAGGAAGTATTACCTACAATTCCATCAGGCCCTTCTTTAGGAGACTTTGTTTTTTGGAAAGGGGGGGAGTCAACAACACCTTCCCCTTCTCCAGCGTGGTCTACTGAGAGCAAAAAGCTTCCTAAACCCACATCTCTAAGGGACATCCAAAAGGAGCAGGAGAAAAAGTTTTCTTCTGTCCAGCCTCAGAATCCAATTTCGACTCCTCAGAAACCCCAGCCAAGTCAAGTGGCCCATGCAAGTGGTGCTTCATGGTCGCTTTCTGCTTCTTCTCCCTCTAAGGCTGCTTCTCCTATGCAGATTAATTCTCATTCTGCTTTGCAGTCAAAATATAAAGGAGATGATGATCTTTTCTGGGGCCCAGTTGATCAATCCAAGCAAGAAACTAAGCA gtCAGAATTCCCTCATCTGGTGAGCCAGGGCAGTTGGGGAGCCAAAAACACTCCTGTAAAAGGAAGTCCTAGTGGGTCAATAAACCGGCAAAAATCCATAGGTGGCAGGCAAGCTGAGCGTACTCTTTCGTCTTCACCTGCCTCTGCCCAGTCATCTcttaaaggaaaaagagatgCAATGAACAAACATTCAG AGGCCATGGACTTCAGAGATTGGTGTGAAAGTGAGTGTGTCAGACTTACTGGGACAAGAG ATACTAGTGTCCTGGAGTTTTGCTTGAAGCAATCCAGGTCAGAGGCTGAATTGCTTCTGAAAGAGAACCTTGGGCCAAATGATCCTGATGATGAGTTCATTGACAAATTCCTTAATTATAAGGAGCTGTTACCAGCGGATGTACTCGAAATTGCCTTCCAGAGTCGGAATGATCGGATGGCCACTGGGCTTGGTGCCAGAGACATGAATTCTGACAATGTGGGAAGTAGGGATTTTGACCATGATTTTGCAGCAGGAGCTGACGGGTCGTCTAAGGGTGgaggaaagaagaaagggaaaaaGGGCAAGAAGGTTAGCCCTGCAGTTTTGGGCTTTAGCGTTGTTAGTAACCGGATTATGATGGGTGAGATTCAGACAGTAGAAGATTAG
- the LOC8288909 gene encoding uncharacterized protein LOC8288909, which translates to MKDNDAPTVISVLSPTTVASSTSPISIRKDSSNVGFSGKTRYKFWVLAAILLLAFWSMFTGSVTLEWSAGKLTHPSEDLGFATLDDDLDILEIEEKEKLVKHMWDIYTHSTSTKLPHFWQEAFEAAYESLASDVPSVRDAAISEIAKMFLRSFNPDPLPVQSIPNSNQGKKSPMVAEESKRPSQ; encoded by the exons atgaaagacaATGATGCACCCACAGTTATATCCGTACTATCACCAACCACTGTTGCTTCCTCCACATCTCCAATATCAATCAGGAAAGATAGCTCAAATGTTGGTTTTTCTGGTAAAACTCGATACAAGTTTTGGGTCTTAGCTGCTATTCTCCTTCTTGCATTTTGGTCCATGTTTACTGGCTCTGTTACTCTCGAATGGTCTGCTGGTAAACTTACCCATCCCTCAGAAGATCTTGGCTTTGCAACCCTTGATGATGATCTTGACATACTT GAAATTGAGGAAAAAGAGAAGTTGGTGAAACATATGTGGGATATCTATACACATAGTACTAGTACTAAATTACCTCATTTTTGGCAAGAGGCTTTTGAAGCTGCTTATGAATCTTTGGCTAGTGATGTTCCTTCTGTTAGAGATGCTGCTATTTCTGAGATCGCTAAGATGTTCCTCCGCTCCTTCAATCCCGATCCACTTCCTGTTCAATCTATACCA AACTCTAATCAGGGGAAGAAGAGTCCTATGGTGGCGGAGGAAAGCAAGAGGCCTAGCCAATAA